DNA sequence from the Glycine soja cultivar W05 chromosome 18, ASM419377v2, whole genome shotgun sequence genome:
CAATGatgaataaatcaatattttcttttcctttacaagaaattaaatagaaaagttgagtgtctttcttttcttttttgatataTGTTTGTGGATTGCATATTGAAtgaatcaatattttcttttcctttaattaGTAGTCCcatcaaagataatttttttaaaaaaatatttttattatttccatttattttacaaaatgaaaTCTTGTTAAATAACATGTAtcaaataattatgtttaaaaaaagttatcaaataACTAGATTTCTGTTAATTGGTTATTAGTACTAAGAAATTAATCAATTGTCATTCATTACTTGAACACATttaactaactatgaaagagcACATATATGTGAATATTCATTGATCGATGaatgaattaataattaattgtttatcatatttgttccattttctttttctgtcatATTATATGTGAAACTCATTAATTGAATACGACTGTCTAATAATAATATGGAActatatagtttatttttaaaaatgttaacttGTTAAATAACAATTATCAGTAAATTAGTTTCTCTTAGTTGGTTATTAGTAGTTAAATCAATCAATTGCCATTTATTAATTGAACATGGTTGATTGATACTTACAAACATATATGAAAACTTGGTTCATCCATGACTTGAATGTAAACAAAGCATTCTTGCATAGAGAACTCGATGAAGATATATATACGGTGGTTTCACAAGTTCTTCACTATTCATAACCAAGAAAGGTGTGCAAGTTGTTCAAGTCCTTTAAGGACTTAAGCAGGCTAGGAAGAAGTGGCATGAAAGGCTTTATTTCTTCCTTATTAACCATGAGTTAATATAATCATCAATTGATCATAAATTTAGTAAGAGCTTTTCAAGGTGAATTTATTTATGCATCATGGGCATTGGTTCCGTCAAGTATACCTATATTAATACTTCAAAAATAATTCTATTAtacaatttaacttttaaacttaattttaaaatatcatttctaaacataaattaatttttaacatacttttttaaaaaataattctttctaatattattttttaaatcaattttatcacaagttaaACTAAATAATCCAGGCCATTTACTtacattaaaatcatttttttttggcaatCTTAATTAACTCCACTGGTCATTAAAAAGGgagagataaaaggaaaacaaaacttCTAATCATTAAAAAGAAGATATATTTTCACAAATTCATAACAGATTCTTCCTAAGTCAAGTCAAGAATCTAGAAACGTATAGTACAACATATAACACATAACAcagaaaaaacataataactagCAACCACAAAGGACAACAACATAACTGAGAAACTCTGTGATATAGTGTCATAGTTTGATGCTTTCTCTAGAGAGGCGACAACCTTAATTAGCTCAGCTTGATGGACCCTTAACCCAATTCATGATCCTTTGAGGAACACCATAGTCGTAGGCAACCACTGCGAATATTCCAACCCACATGGCCAAAGTGATCCAAGCTACGGTGGCTGAAATGAAGCTCAAAGCCAGAACTGAAACAATACCTCCCACAATAAGCATGACCCAAATTACAAGTGGAAGGAGGTTTCCCTTATATATCTGAAGTATTGTCCCAGTGGAAGCAAATAAGAAGTATAAGACAATGGTTAAAATCAGAAACATCATTAGCTTGTGCTGTTCTGTAAACAAAAGCTTCCCTGACTCAGTGTTTGTTAGTGAAATCAAAGCAATGGACAGTGTTAAGAATTTAATGAGGATCTCCTGCAATTCCTTGAATACATTCAGCACTTGGTCCCtaagtaattaattaagcaCAATCATTATGGGAAAATAAAAGTTAGTATTTTGCTAGAAACACATAAGGCAAAATTTGACAGAAAACCGAAACACAATGATTgtataataaaagaaaggaGAAATGCACGGGAAAGAGCATATAGTGTATATAATAACCTCAATGAAGTGAAATGAGTGGAATTCAGGGCAGACATGCTTGTTTGTTGTATCCTGAGATAACAGAAGGCTTCTTCACGCTTAATTTGTTAAGGGAAAATGAGAGAACTGAAGATGTATGATGAGGGTTATGAGGAGAAATGGGGAATTTATAATGAGCATTTTGTGTGGGGCGCGTGGGTTGTATAATGAGGATTATGCGTGGGTCATAGAGAAATGGGGAATTTATATGCGTGGGTCATAGAGAAATGGGGAATTTATATGCGTGGAAATGGATTATATGTGGGGATTATATGTGGGGCGCGTGGGTCGTAGAGAAATGGGGAATTTATAGAGGATTTTGTGTGGGGCGCGTGGGTGCAGAGAAAAGGAGAATTTATAGAGGATTTTGTGTGGGGCGCGTGGGTGCAGAGAAAAGGAGAATTTATAGAGGATTTTGTGTGGGGCGCGTTTTACTTAAACGTTTAAGCAACCACTTTACGTTTATATGACTAATAGTCAAATAAGGGTGGCTTTTactttcaatttataaaatggACGTGGGTTGTTTAACCCAATTACTAATATTCGGTAGACGCATGTACCACTTATACTGTATCTTTcaataatcattttaataaattacaaaaaaaagtatttaaaaattaataattaaccattgtaaaatatttaaaatcatcTATCTTGTAAATTTAACTTCCACTTAATTAAGCCAAATTactagtaaaatattttaacacattcattctaataatatatatatatatataaagtcttATAAATGAGAAGTTACTGGAAATTTCTATTTTATCCATACCTATGAGTTTGATATGTGACacatttgttagttttttggtCATTTTGGTCTTTACATAATTTGTCAACTCGTGGCAGAGTTGTTGACATGTGACAGCGAGAGAGCGACATTTTTCCTCTCTTCATCTCTGTAGGAGGGTTCCAGAAACGTTGTGATGGGCATTGTGTTGTGTGTGttgcattttctgtttttgatATGATTCTCTTCTCatcttcattctattttttacaattttggtTAGTGTTTGAAGATGGGTTAGGTAGTCATGGTTTATTTCGCCGTCGTTCTTGTAGGATATAGCTCAGCCTCCACCGCCACATATAACTCTTCTCCTTTTGGATTCGCATTTCTCTTTCTCCACCGCAACACACTCACCTTGAGgtattttcttcttcctttttctttcactaCAACTtggtatctaatttttttaaaatttttttttcaaccttcCTTTTCTCTACGAGCATTTTCCGCTATGGCCGAAGAATTTGTGAAGGGCTCTGTTCATCAAAACGGCGTCGCTGTCATAACCCTCGATCGCCCCAAAGgtatttccttctttctttttcttttttctttttctgcgaCTCATATGAAGTCAACGAGCGTGCTGTGAAGACTTGACAAGTTAGTATTTTTCTgcatactatatttttttatgtgaagagatgaaaatttgtcttgaattaattttcattttatatgatGTACGTGTTGTGCctaaacatttttgtttttgtgattCCGATGGTTGTgtgattatttgtttaaaagGTTGCATTAGGTGCTCCTGAGGATGGTATTATGACAGTTGAACTTCTTGAAAGGTTGTATTTGGAGATAAGGAATAAGGACACCAACAGTGCAACTCATATGAAGTCAGCTATTGTGTTGTCAACCCTTGGCAAGTTAGTATTTTTatgcataatatattttttttatgtgaagagttgaaaatttgtcttgaattaattttcattttatatgatGTATGTGTTGTGcctgaacatttttgtttttgtgatgCCAATGGTTGTgtgattatttgtttaaaagGCTGCATTAGGTGCTCCTGAGGATGGTATTATGACAACTAAACTTCTTGAAAGGTTGTATTTGGAGATAAGGAACAAGGACACAAGCAGTGCGACTCATATGAAGTCACCGAGCGTGCTGTGAACACTTGGCAAGTTTGTATTTTTTGAGCAGTTTGGTGATTCGCATTTCTCTTTCTCCACCGCAACACACTCACCTTTAGgtattttcttcttcctttttctttttctttttctttcactgcAGCTtggtatctaatttttttttattttttttcaaccttCCTTTTCTCTACGAGCATTTTCCGCTATGGCCAAAGTATTCGTGAAGGGCTCTGTTCATCAAAATGGTGTCGTTGTCATAACCCTCGATCACCTCAAAggtatttccttttttctttttctttttctttttctgcgaCTCATATGAAGTCACTGAGCATGATGTGAAGACTTGGCAAGTTAGTATTTTTctgcataatatattttttttatgtgaagagatgaaaatttgtcttggattaattttcattttatatgatGTACATGTTGTGcctgaacatttttgtttttgtgatttCGATGGTTGtgtaattatttgtttaaaaggCTACATTAGGTGCTCCTGAGGATGGTATCATGATAGCTGAACTTCTTGAAAGgttgtcattttttttcaaccttCCTTTTCTGTGCGAGCATTTTCCGCTATGGCCGAAGAATTCGTGAAGGGCTCTGTTCATCAAAATGGCGTCGCTGTCATAACCCTTGATCGCCCCAAAGgtatttccttctttctttttctttttctgcgaTTCATATGAAGTCACCGGACCGTGCTATGAAGACTTGACAAGTTAGTATTTTTCTgcataatatgttttttttatatgaagagatgaaaatttgtcttggattaattttcattttatatgatgtacgtgcttctttttctttttctttcactgtAGCTtggtatctaattttttttcaaccttCCTTTTCTTTGCGAGCATTTTCCATTATGGCCGAAGAATTTGTGGAGGGCTCTGTTCATCAAAACAATGTTGCTGTCATGACCCTCGATCGCCCCAAAGgtatttccttctttctttttctttttctgcgaCTCATATATATGAAGTCACCGAGCGTGCTGTGAAGACTTGGCAAGTTAGTATTTTTctgcataatatattttttttatgttaagagatgaaaatttgtc
Encoded proteins:
- the LOC114396034 gene encoding uncharacterized protein LOC114396034 produces the protein MSALNSTHFTSLRDQVLNVFKELQEILIKFLTLSIALISLTNTESGKLLFTEQHKLMMFLILTIVLYFLFASTGTILQIYKGNLLPLVIWVMLIVGGIVSVLALSFISATVAWITLAMWVGIFAVVAYDYGVPQRIMNWVKGPSS